From Linepithema humile isolate Giens D197 chromosome 8, Lhum_UNIL_v1.0, whole genome shotgun sequence, one genomic window encodes:
- the LOC105669943 gene encoding uncharacterized protein: MELQDIAVHTCGICEIIIEEKNIPTHSCIEGYNRLLIDENFYFYPVTDDDGIVRRSLVDNEDVILPVREHITGTIKILPTINKEASQRENKTRSLNKRNNRKATKSTFNYDDEELLILSVQERRSLWDFTIPLEQRCLRLTKKLWDEVSETLGGKLSEEAKKKF; encoded by the exons ATGGAACTGCAAGat atagCTGTACATACTTGTGgaatatgtgaaataattattgaggaaaaaaacaTTCCAACTCATAGTTGTATAGAAGGATATAATCGGTTgttaattgatgaaaatttttacttctatCCAGTAACAG atgatGATGGCATTGTTCGACGAAGCCTTGTTGACAACGAAGATGTCATTCTGCCAGTTCGTGAACACATTACAG gaACTATTAAAATACTTCCAACAATAAATAAGGAAGCATCACAAAGGGAAAATAAAACTAGATCTctcaataaaagaaataatcgaAAAGCTACGAAATCTACGTTTAATTATGACGACGAGGAACTCTTAATTTTATCCGTTCAAGAAAGAAGATCTCTCTGGGATTTTACTATTCCACTAGAGCAGCGATGCCTAcgattgacaaaaaaattgtgGGATGAAGTGTCTGAAACATTGGGag gTAAGCTTAGCgaagaagcaaaaaaaaaattttaa
- the LOC137001527 gene encoding uncharacterized protein — translation MLYVKHCPPNAGSSYYNYKNSHSIVFLAICDAQYMFTFVDIGAYGRRSDGGIFKDSKMGLKFNSKEMNVPAPKPLSPGGPPLPYVLVGDEAFQLTDYLLRPYPGKGGLNNERNIYNYRLSGARRTIENTFGILVSQWRILKRPINCSIEKTILIVKAIVCLHNWIRRRDIGENKYVTPTLIDQEDDDGFVPGFWRGCINNTAFADIIQCGSNNSSRRAMQIREEFCKYFNSEGAIPWQFHHC, via the exons ATGTTATACGTGAAACAT tgtcCACCTAACGCAGGATCATCTTATTATAACTATAAGAATAGCCATAGTATTGTTTTCCTTGCAATCTGTGATGCACAATATATGTTCACGTTCGTCGATATAGGAGCCTATGGTCGCCGCAGTGACGGtggtatttttaaagattcaaAAATGGGTCTGAAATTCAATTCAAAGGAAATGAATGTACCTGCACCAAAACCTCTCAGCCCAGGTGGACCGCCTTTACCATATGTTCTGGTGGGTGATGAAGCTTTTCAGTTGACAGATTATTTGCTCCGGCCTTATCCAGGAAAAGGTGGTTTAAATAATgagcgaaatatttataattatcgattGAGTGGAGCTAGAAGAACAATTGAGAATACGTTTGGTATTCTAGTCAGCCAATGGAGAATTTTGAAGCGACCGATCAATTGTAGTatagaaaaaacaattttaattgttaaagcCATCGTATGCCTCCATAATTGGATTCGTCGGAGGGATAttggagaaaataaatatgttactCCAACACTAATTGATCAGGAAGATGATGACGGCTTTGTTCCAGGTTTTTGGAGAGgttgtataaataatactgcATTTGCAGATATAATTCAGTGCGGTTCTAATAATAGTTCTCGTCGAGCAATGCAAATTCGAGaagaattttgcaaatattttaatagcgaAGGTGCCATACCGTGGCAATTCCATCATTGTTAG